In Bacteriovorax sp. Seq25_V, the genomic window TGATAAGAAAGGTTCTAAGGAGAAAATGATTGAAGTTGGTATACCAACTATCCCTGGCTATCATGGAGCTGATCAAAGCACTTCTACTCTAGAAGCCGCTGCTGATAGTATTGGTTATCCTGTGCTTATCAAGGCTTCTGCTGGTGGTGGTGGAAAAGGTATGCGCGTCGTTTATGATAAGAAATCCTTTGTTGCTGAGTTAGAGTCATGTAAGCGTGAAGCAACAAACTCATTTGGATCAGACATTGTATTAATTGAAAAATTCATTGAGAATCCAAGACATATTGAAGTCCAGGTCATGTCGGACAATCATGGAAACCACTTTCACTTTTTTGAAAGAGAGTGCTCGATACAAAGACGTCATCAAAAAATTATCGAAGAAACGCCATCACCTGCTCTTAGTCCAGAGCTTCGTGATTCGATAACCAGAACAGCCGTGCAGATTTCTTCTGCAATTAACTACTCCGGCGCTGGAACGGTAGAGTTTATTCTAGATGGAGATAAGTTCTACTTCCTTGAGATGAATACGAGACTTCAGGTTGAGCATCCAATTACTGAAGAGGTCACTGGCTTCGATCTTGTTGAGCTTCAGTTAAGAGCTGCTTCTGGTGAAAAATTTGATTTTACTCAAGATGATATCATTCAAACTGGACATTCGTTAGAGGTTAGAATTTACGCGGAAAATCCAGATGATAATTTCATGCCTGCGATTGGACAAATTACAAAAATTGGAGAGCCAAATTATTTCACTCGTCTTGATACTGGTTACCGTGATGGTTCTGAGATTACTGTAAACTTCGACCCGATGATTGCAAAGGTAATCGTTCATGGAGATACAAGAGAAGAGTCGATTGAGATGATGCTGGAGTCTTTGAGTGATCTACCATTTTTTGGCTTTGCTACTAATCGTGATTATCTCACTCGTATCTTAACACATGAAAAATTTATGAGTGGGGAGACATATACTCACTTTGTAAAAACTTATGAAGAAGATCTAAAAAAAGCAGCACCTTCTGATGATGTTGTTGCCGCAGCGATTGGAGCACTTTTGCTGAATGATCATAAGTTGATTGAAAATGTTAATTCTAATAAGTCTTGGGACTCATTAGTTGGATTTAGGAATATATAATGAAACGTTCTTTTAAATTAGGTGATAGTGAGATTATTATTGATATCATTGAGGTTAATGTCGATATAGTAAAGTTTTACTATAATGAGACTCTTTATACTATTCGCAATGAAGGAG contains:
- a CDS encoding acetyl/propionyl/methylcrotonyl-CoA carboxylase subunit alpha; the protein is MKINKVLIANRAEIAIRIIRTCKFYNIKTVTLYTEEEKDLPQRFEADQSVYLGDGPLKDTYLNIDKIISVAKETGADAIHPGYGFLSENAEFAKKVVENGLIFIGPSVESIILMGDKKGSKEKMIEVGIPTIPGYHGADQSTSTLEAAADSIGYPVLIKASAGGGGKGMRVVYDKKSFVAELESCKREATNSFGSDIVLIEKFIENPRHIEVQVMSDNHGNHFHFFERECSIQRRHQKIIEETPSPALSPELRDSITRTAVQISSAINYSGAGTVEFILDGDKFYFLEMNTRLQVEHPITEEVTGFDLVELQLRAASGEKFDFTQDDIIQTGHSLEVRIYAENPDDNFMPAIGQITKIGEPNYFTRLDTGYRDGSEITVNFDPMIAKVIVHGDTREESIEMMLESLSDLPFFGFATNRDYLTRILTHEKFMSGETYTHFVKTYEEDLKKAAPSDDVVAAAIGALLLNDHKLIENVNSNKSWDSLVGFRNI